The DNA window TCATTTGACACGAAACGCTGTGGCAACTGTCAATCGATCAACTACCCAGTAGGCCCACACGCCCAAGAGGCCAGTTAATTTCCGCACCTGGATTAACCGTCCAAGCCGTCTCCCATGCGGAGCTGGTCTCTAATGCGAGGCGGCCATGACTTGTTTGACCAGGCTAAAAATGGCAACAGAGGATACTTTGTCCCGGTCCGGGGAAAAAGAATCAACTGCGTTTAAACGTGAGGGCCAGAGCgtaaagagaaggaagagaagcgaaagaagcaTCGACATCCAAGGGGGCTCCCGGACATCTCCACCCATTGTGGGCGAAAATTGGTCTGTGCCGGCTCAATTCATGCTAGTGTGTCCACAATGAGTTTCCCAAACAGGCCACTGTTGCATCGTTTTATTTCTGGCAGGCAAGATGAGCGGGAGAAGGTTGACAGAATCGAAAGGAGTTGAGTGTTGGGTCTAGTACACAAGGACGCAAATGGTCAAAGAGAATTCATGCTAAATGACTTGGTAGCTCGTATAATAAATTGATGTACTTGTTAGAAAATCTCGTGAGAATGGAATCCGGATGCAGAGTAGGTATATAGAAGCAATGCCGAGCAGCGATGATACTTGTATCATCTCAATCCTCGTTATAGAGTTACACAATAAGCCTCTCTGTTGGAGGAATTCTCCTTTCGATCCTCATGGAGATGACGAATCAAGGTCGGCTAGATTCTTCATTGTCTGCTCGTATATGCTCCTCGTACCTGTATGCGCATATGCCTGCGTGCCCATCTGAATAAAAGGTGAATCTCCACTCCGATGATCGGAATTTCGGTAACCCTTCTTCAGGCGTGGCATAAAATGGCATAATTTATTCCTATGACTTGCCTTTTGTTCCATCTCGTGAATGTAGGTACATACCATGACTGCTTCGTTTCGGTAAGGTTAGGACGTAGGTTATTGGCTATCGCCTCTTCAAAAATAGTATCTAGTCTTCCCCAGCAATGCCGGGTAGCCTCCAAGGGTGAGCAAGCAAAGAGCCACAAGCCGCATGCTGGAGCAAGCAAGCGAAAGGCCAAGGTAGGTCAAGCATTGAAGCCAAGGTATGCCAAGATAAGGCAAGACATACATGGCGTGGCAATGGCGTGGCCGGAGAAGAGCCAGGGGACTGGATTCTTTGCTCGGTAAAGGCGAAGAGCGCTTTGCGCGTGTCTCGTCGTATCCTTTACCTTGTCACCAATCCAGAGGCTGCCTCGATGCAGGCGGAGGGAGCGGGATAGCAGTACTAGTAGTTGTGCTAGCAGTGCTGGTGCCAGCAGTGGTTGTGtcgtctgctgcagcctccatgctcgcatcgccatcaagcaCAGACCGGTCAATCTTCCACAGCCTGGCCTGCTcgtcgacgatggcggtCCACTTCCTTATCAAGGGGTGGGCTTTGGCCACATCAGGGAACAGCATCtcgtcgccctcgccctcgccgtcgccatggGGCTCGACGTCGTAGCTCCAGTTTCCATCAGGGGCCCAGTAATCCGGGCTGAAAATCTTGAGCACGCTCAGCTCTTGTCTCGCCTCTGCCAGCAACTCGGACGTGGCCGTTGCGGATGCGGTGCCTTGTCCATCTTGGCTGCCGGCTTGGCCGCCCAGCCTGCTTTTCAGAGCGTCGTCGATGCCTTCCAGCATACCGAGCAACTGGCCTGCAGCCAGGCCAATCGTAGCGCCGAGACTGAAGCCCTCGTCGAAGCCAGCCTGGACCGTCTGTTCCTTTGCCGTCGAGATGCCTTCGCGGTACCCCGCAGTTGCGTGTTCTGTCTCCAGCCGCCGCATATCAGAAGGATGACGAGGGCTCTCAGGCCTGTCGAGAGAAGAGACgagagcagcggcattgcCATGACCATCGCCAGACGCCGGGACTGCTTCGGATTCAGAGCCAAACACATCGTCGAGAGAAAAATACATGCCGCCAGAACGAGCTCCAGCTTCCGGCGCCGTCACATCGCCAGGACCGcctccgccgctgccgcctccCTGCCCGAGATACTCGTCATCCATCGACTGTTCGACCGGGCGAAAGTGCatcctttttttgctttaGAGAAGCGCGATATACATCAGCCTACGGGAAACAcacagagaaagagaaagagtacgatggatgaggacggcaggcaggcaggtcGAGGGCACTTTATGCTCTCCAAGAAACGGCACGTCGTACCTTGGTGATGGTAGTAGTAGTTACGGGATAGGTATTTCCtctgctcttttgcttttgattttgcctttgcctttgattTTGCCTTGCTTTTGATTTCGcctttgattttgattttgcTCTCctgctctcgctcttctttctcactgttcctcttcctctctcgcTCCTTCTACCGTTCACTCTCCCCAGAACGAGGCTTGAGCGAGCACGTGGGTTTCAGACCGTTCGgcaacaagcaagcaaggGGTCTGACGCTGTGCTTGGATCGGTTCGATCTTGTCCGCAGGTTTTGGAAGCTTCTCGGCGGGCCGCGACGTCTCTGTTTTTTTTGCAGCTAGGAAGTATTCTTCCGCAACACTAGCAGCCGTTCGATTCAGCCGCCCATGCTCTGCCCCCCCTGCCTCATTAGTCACTCGCTAGTCCAGTGCCAATGGCTTTTCGGCCCTGGACTACGACACAATAGGGCGGTAGTGGTGTCCCAATCCGACCGTACGGCTGGCGGCCCGCGGCACTGTGCCCGTTGCACGCGAGACCTGCGGCTTCTCCAGGCAGGCCGCGCAGACGCCCGTTGAAGCCTGCTGTGATCGCGTTGCACGTACAGTGCGAGCCGGCGGCAGAGTCCCGGAGGCTGCCCTGCAGACTCACCCTCCCTTGCTTGCACAAGGTTAGAGCTGCTCTCGAGGTGTCGGTGACACAAACtaggggaaaaagaaaaaaaaaaaggaaaaaaaagccgttTCCTCGACACCGCCTCTCGTCCAAGAGTCAATGTTTGCCGCCCACAACCACACAATCATCCCCTTTCCTTCGACTCTGTCCCTTTTTGATGTTTTCTAATCTCGTCACGCATTCCCACTTCCTAAACAGCCCTTTAGCCTTTGAAGCATCATTGGGGGAAAAGAACCGCCCAAAAAAAGTTCCAGAAAATGATGCCACTTTGACGTAGCTTGGCCGGCCCTCAATATCGCACATTCGGGTGCCTTGCCTTGCATACACACGGCTGTAacctgtatgtatgtatgctgtatgtatgtatgctgtatgtatgtatgtgcTGTCATATCAGATACTtcgtttttctttctttttggttcCAAAGATAGGGATCCCGTTATCTCGGTTGATCCCCTTGTGGTAGCATCGTCCACTCCcaaggctggctggctggctctCGGCATGCAATGCTGGTGACTGGAGTGAGGCTGTCTctcgctttttctctttattCCTCGTCTTTTgattttttcccctctctttttccccccccctttaCCCCAAATCCCGGGACATCTCTCTGAAGCCCATTCCGCGTCACGACACCATCTGAGAGGCGCTCTTCCGGAACAAAAATAGAGCAGAGCCTGAAGTCGAGTCTTGCCACGTATTCCCTCCCCTCCCGGATTCCACCGTTTCCATTAATCATCTGCACCGCCTTGCCTTTTGGCGGTCAACAAATGGGCTCCGCAACAGCAAAATCGCCCATGCATGAGCTGTTTATGGCGCATGGCGTCAACTCTCATGTCAAGGCGGTCAGAGGACGCTGTCAATGCAATGCTTGCTTGCCCTGTCCGTccgcctgcctgcctgcctgcctgcctgccttgCCCCTGCTGCCTTGCCTTACCCGCCTTGCTTTGATTTTACtgtattgctgctgcttcttcttgctcggCCCCGGTTGCCTGCGTGCTGGTCCCTTGGGATCCAGTCAGCGTGTCCAATCGCGTTCTCGTCGTCCACCTCCATGATGACAGCAAGACGATACCAACACCACAAACACCAcctccatcaccacctcCATTCGCTTCCCGCCACAAGCCACGGTCTCGTCCAGTCTGCGTCAGTCGCTCTGCTTGAACGGTTAAAGCCCTTTCGTCATCTGGAAGGATCGCTGGCCCAAAGACAAGAGCAAAACGGACAtggatggctgcagcgccaCGACAACGCAGCGCGCTCACTCACACCAACAACCCGTCGAGGCACACTCTGGGGCCAATAGATTCGTCCGGTTGCGGTGAGAATGAAGCAAAGCATGCAGTCCCTGATGAGTTGTCCACCCGTCTCATGTGGTCAGGCCAAACAACGCTTGCCGAGTTGTGCTCTCCATCCCCATGACAGCCCAGAAACGGTAGAACCCAACGGTGCAGTAGGTCCCAGAAGCACAAGAAGAATAAGCCTGAGCGGCTGAAGACGCGAATCGAGCCTATCACGGACTCCATCGTCCCGGCGGATCGGACCCCGGCCCCACCGCAGGCCATGAAGCGGAACGACGGCGGCGCTCCATGTGGCTTTTCTTACATGTACGAGCATGTCCCAAGGGCTCCGTAAGCTCCCTCGTGATCTCGCGTCTCTCCAAGGAGGACCACCGGGATGCCCAAATGTGGTATCAAGAAAACGTGCCAGCAGCTGAGTCGTTGTCCCCGGCCCCATTCCGATGTACaggcaaggcaaaaaaggAGCCATCCAGGCATGAATGCTTTTACAGCTTGCATCTGCCAtgccctgccctgccctTTCCTGCCCCGTCCTGCCCCGTCCTGCCATGCTGTGTTGCGCTGTTCCTGTGTCCGTGCCAAGATCTCTGGTCAAGCGTCGAACCAAAAGGCCGCATGCCCATCCAAGGGTGGGTTCCCGAGATTCGCCTTCATGTCATTGTCTTGCTTCTGCCCCCATTCCAGACGAACCACTTGCTAGACAGGAGTGCGTTGTTCAGCGTGTAAGCAGCGACCTGCTCCCCGTCCAGGCCCGCTCCTCTCGCCACCAGACTGATGGGCCGGCGATGTCTTCTCCAGCTACGGAGCACGACTAGTGTTAGCTTATCGGCGGCTCCCTTTCGCACCGCCCACCCTtgtctccgtctccatctcccttgtcTGTGTTGTGTGTGGCCAGGTTTCAACTCACTGAATGCCTGTCGTCCCTCTTCAACTCGTTGAGCGGTAAAGGCAAGCCGTATCATCGAAAAATAGAAGGAgaggggggaaaagaagagaagagcggctGCAAAAAACTGCAGCCACTTGCCGCAGACAGAGCGTGGTAGTAATAGGCGCTCAATTCGGGGAATTTTCTCTACTTCTCCCGGCCTCGCGCCAATGCGTAAATCGTTAGTGTcgttttttccttcttttggGTGACAGCTAAAAGGCTAGTCCACAATGACAGCCAGGGGGGAGACAGAAAGGACACAGAAGATGGATGGGAGggtccgtcttcttctccgtaTAGAATGCTACTCCGTCCCAGAGCAATGATGCAAACATTGCTGCCCACTGCGTACGAGTAATACTAGCTGGTAGCACTAGCATACTTGTATAGTGCGGTACGAGTAAGAGTACGGAGCAAGGCTAGGGCGAGCATTGTGCTGCACGAAGCTCAATGGAAGGTGGAAACCCGCATCGAACAAGTCCTGGAACGTCGTTCTGCGTGCTGAGGAGACGCCCCCCATTCCTCGGGGCCGCCCGTTCCTGAGCTAGAAAGGGCCACTTCGTCCAGCGTAGGATTCGAACTCTGCCCACGCCCCTCCCCACTCGCGCTGTCATGGCCATTGCCCGCTCGCTGGCACTGCGATGGTCCCAGGAagtactgtactgtacagtcGTGAATGAAACGTCGCCTCTTGTTGCTTCGCGCGCTCTCTCTCGATGGTGCTTGTATATACCTGCTCCGGCTAACACCCGAATAGGGGGGAACGCGGACGGCAGGGGCTGAGGCTCTTCTCGGGACCCGGGCCGTGCACGTCATCAACTCGCCTCTtcctgtctctctctctctctctctatcttgCCGCTCAACGGTTTCAAACAAGGCAGGGAACACTGAAGCTAGCCACGGGTTCCATGCGCGCTATGAGCGAGTgtgttgtgtgtgtgtgtgtgtgcttgCGAGTGCGTGCGAATGTGTGCGAGTAGATGCCCCCCGTTCCGCACTCGCACAAGTGCCCATTGCCCCCATCTGTGTGGGTTGAAGGGCGTGTGCCCGTGTGATATGCGCGTGTGAACTGTCAGATTCCGTCCCagagaagctgcagagcgTCGTTCGGAAGCCAGTGTATCGCTTCTGGAATGCCGTGCCGAGCAGCAGTATGATGTGTTTGCAAGCCCTCGTCCAGTTTGCCATTTGGCCCTGCTCCACAGTCTTTATGGCCCTTTGCTGGCAGTCccccagcaccagcagcccaacGCACCTTCCAACCCAACGACTGGAGTGGCCTTCTAGAAAGACGATGGGCTGTCCTGCATGGCCATGGTCTCCAGCTCATCCCCTACCCTTGCACTTGCACAAGACCCCGTCCCCTTGGTCCCCACCGCCTTAGCccacgacgacgacgcccaAGTTGTTGCGCGTTGGGCCAAGCCTAAAAAACCATTAGGTTCGCCCTCAACACCAAGCAGACAGCAGACAGTCCCACGCCTTTCTCGCCGTACTTATATCCCGGGTACTTTGTAGTCGCATCGTCTTCGGCtcggcaaggcaaggcacaGACTTTGCCCTTTTCCGATAAACCTTGCACCCTCTGCTTCAACCCTTCTCGAAAGGCTTCCGCCGTCTCGTTTCTCAGTTCTCGTTTCTCGTCCCGCGTACCGCCTGCTAGCGTCCCCGAGAAGCCTCGCAGTCTCACACCCATCCCGCCAGCCGCATCCTCGCCGATACTTGTGCAAGCAAGGCAAACACTAggagggaaaacaaaaagaaaagagacagccACCCCTGTCGATCTCACACCCAggtaaagagagagagaaaattcCTGCAGGGGCCAACAGAGTGCTTTCAGGGGGTAGACTGACCGCCTTGGATAGACCGCAAAATCGCCCCAGCAGACACAGCAAGAATCAAGCCCAGACAGCTAAAAAGCCACGCGAGATCCCTGCAAACAGGCGGCGAGCTGTGCAAAAGGGCCCTCACCGGTTCGGTGTGGAAACTGTTTAAAATAACAGACCGTTCCCGCAACTCCGTCCACCTTTTCCTTCCTTCATCCAACAAAGAAACGGTGCTATCTAGCAGTCGTTCATAATCAGACCTCTCCTTCCGTTTTCCGAGCTTCCGGACGTCTCCTATtcagtctttttttgtcttcttcatctcgctgctaccagcaacaccaccagcaacagcaacaacaagaacaccaacaccaacagcagcaacaacaacaacagcagcaacaacaacaacgtcttcttttttctcttcttctttctcttcttcttcttcttcttctcacaaATCAAAATGCGTGGACCATACGACACCActggcatcatcaagccCAACTCTCCTCAGCCACCAAAGCCCAAATAATGACTTCTGTTCTCGGGCCGGGcaccttctttttttctgattGCTTTTCCCTATGTTTCGCTTCATGACACGCTGTACCAGTCAGGTAACAATCCCTCTCCCTGTACGCAAAGTTGATCATGAATGTTTGCTGACGGTCCCTCCTTCTAGGTGTCTGTCTTTAATCGTAATACGTCGACCGGGCCAAGCTTTCGATACTCATCAAGCTTGAAGAACTCGGCGCTTCTTGGCAACTGCGGCAATCTCTTTTCGACTGTTGATATATAATATTGGGTTTTTTTTCGGATAATGGATTTGGGTATTTTGAGGAcaagagagggaaaatagactgggaaaaaaagggtcgGGAGCTATCCGTTATTCACCCTGCGGACGAAAAGGCAACGCCGCGATATTAGAGATACACTCATCCACATGAGCCCCCCATGAACTGGGTCATAATTCTTTTTGTTTAATAACGGGCGCCACCATCGCCACATGCAATGTTAATGTCTATCTGTTGAAAACATTCTCGTGTCAGGAACCTTGTGTGATGTGATATGATGAATAgcaacagagaagaagaagaagacgaagaagaagaagaagaaggggagcGATGACACTGAGTCTTACCTGTTTGAGTAGACCCAAAGGGCTAGACCTCTGTGGCTTGTCTTGAGCACGTCCCTTGCTCAATTGGCGTTGGTGATGTTGgtctggccatggctggtCTCGGACAGTGTTGAGGCCGCTCCTGTTGGCTCGCCCTCATTGGTCAAAACACACAAAGGCATCGTGTacaatgtacatgtacagagTGCACAGCACAGAGTATAGAAGAATACACGCGGGGAGAGAACAAGTGAAGACACAGACAcacaaacacacacacacacgagagagagagagagagctaGAGAGCCAAACTGTGCTG is part of the Trichoderma atroviride chromosome 1, complete sequence genome and encodes:
- a CDS encoding uncharacterized protein (EggNog:ENOG41), yielding MHFRPVEQSMDDEYLGQGGGSGGGGPGDVTAPEAGARSGGMYFSLDDVFGSESEAVPASGDGHGNAAALVSSLDRPESPRHPSDMRRLETEHATAGYREGISTAKEQTVQAGFDEGFSLGATIGLAAGQLLGMLEGIDDALKSRLGGQAGSQDGQGTASATATSELLAEARQELSVLKIFSPDYWAPDGNWSYDVEPHGDGEGEGDEMLFPDVAKAHPLIRKWTAIVDEQARLWKIDRSVLDGDASMEAAADDTTTAGTSTASTTTSTAIPLPPPASRQPLDW